The Blastomonas sp. SL216 DNA window GGCGATTGATGCCGTTGCCGAAGATTTGCCGTTCACGGACAAGAGCTATGACGCTTCGATGGCGACCGTCACCATCCATCAATGGTCCGATCTGGAAGCAGGCCTGGCAGAGATACGAAGGGTCACGCGCGGCTCGGTCGTTCTGCTGGTCTGCGACCCGGCGCTGATGATGGATTACTGGCTGAGCGACTATATTCCCGAGGTTCGCGAAACAGAGGCCAGGCGTTTTCCCGCGATCGATCGGATAACGCGCGCGCTGGGGGGCTCTGTGGCCATCGAGCCCGTCCCGATACCTCTCAACTGTGCAGATGGCTTCAACGAAGCCTATTATGGCCGACCAGAGATGTTTCTGGACCCGCAGGCGCGGCTGGCGTGTTCAAGCTGGAGCCTCGTACCACAGGCAGCCATTGATCGCTTTACTCAGTCCCTGGCGGAAGATCTGGCAAGCGGTGACTGGGACAGGAAATATGGGCATTTCCGTCTGCAGCCATATTTCGATGGGCCATTGAGGCTCATTGTCGGAAAGCCGTAACAGAAGCTGATGACGCTGCTGCCGAGCCGGGCGGAGCTGGCGCGTTTCAGAGAAAGCCGGCATCCGGAGCGCTGGCCGATCGCCCCTATCTCTGGATTCCAGTCTTCGCGGGAAAAAGGGTAAGGGGAAGACAGGAAATCCGCCCCCTCCCCCACTTTAATCAGTTGATTAAACTGTCAGCTCGTTTACCCGGCTTGGGCGATTCCATGAACGTTGCGGGAGCCTTTTTTCATGTCCCACCTGTCCGCCGCCGAAGTCGATGCCATTGCCGCGAAGGTTGAGCGGTTCGTCCGCGAAGTGATCGCGCCCTATGAGCAGGACCCTCGCTGCGGCCCGCATGGACCGTCCGAAGAGCTGGTGCTGGAGATGCGCGCGCTTGCCCGCGAAGCTGGTGTGATGACGCCGCATATCCTGCCCGATGGTCGCCACCTGACTCAGGCGCAGACCGCGATCGTGCTGCAGAAATCGGGCCTGTCGCCGCTCGGCCCGGTCGCCGTCAACACCGCCGCGCCCGACGAGGGCAATATGTACCTGCTGGGCAAGGTCGGGAGCCCGGAGCAGAAGGCGCGGTTCCTGAACCAGCTCGTTTCGGGCGATTCGCGCTCGGCATTCTTCATGACCGAACCGGCCGACGAAGGCGGCGCGGGCTCCGACCCGTCGATGATGCAGACGACCGCGAAGCTCGACGGCAACCATTGGGTGATCAACGGGCGCAAGGCGTTCATCACCGGCGCAGAAGGCGCGAAGGTCGGCATCGTCATGGCCAAGTCAGAGGACGGCGCGTGCATGTTCCTGGTCGATCTGCCCGACCCTGCGATTCGCATCGAGCGGGTGATGGACACCATCGACAGCTCGATGCCCGGCGGCCATGCCATTGTCGCCATCGAAAACCTGCGCGTCCCCGCCGACCAGATGCTGGGCAATAGCGGCGAGGGCTTCAAATACGCGCAGGTGCGCCTCTCCCCTGCCCGGCTGTCGCACTGCATGCGCTGGTTTGGCGCGGCGACCCGCGCGCACGAGATCGCGAGCGATTATGCCTGCCGCCGTCATGCGTTCGGCAAGCCCCTGGTCGATCACGAGGGCGTCGGCTTCATGCTGGCGGAGAACCTGATCGACCTGAAACAGGCCGAGCTGATGATCGCCTGGTGCGCGGGCGTGCTCGACACCGGCGAGCTCGGCACGGCCGAAAGCTCGATGGCCAAGGTTGCGGTGTCAGAGGCGCTTATGCGCGTCGCCGATCGTTGCGTGCAGGTGATGGGCGGCAAGGGCGTCAGCGGCGACACGATCGTCGAGCAGGTGTTCCGTGAAATCCGCGCCTTCCGCATCTATGACGGCCCGACCGAAGTGCACAAATGGTCGCTCGCGAAGAAGATCAAGCGCGACCACAAGCACGCGACCGAAGGAGCCGCCGCATGAGCCTGAGCGCAGATCTGACCGGCCAGCGCATCCTGGTCACCGGCGCATCGAGCGAAGGCTTTGGCGCGCATTTCGCGCGGCTGCTGGCGAAGAGCGGCGCGCATGTGATCGTCACCGCGCGCCGCCTGCCCGCGTTGGAGGCGCTGGTCGAGGAAATCCGCTCTGCTGGCGGCAGCGCCGAGGCGATCCGGATGGATGTCGCAGAGCTCGCCTCGGTGCGCGAGGGCATGGCGGCCGCAGGGGCGATCCACACCTGTATCAACAATGCCGGGGTCGCGGTGACCAGGCGCGCGCTCGACCAGACCGAGGACGATTACGACTTCGTGATGGGCATCAACCTGAAAGGCGCGTGGAATGTCGCGACCGAGGCGGCGCGCGGCATGCGCGAGCGCGGCGGCGGCAACATCATCAACACCGCGTCGATCACCGGCTTTCAGCCCGCTGCTGGAACCGGCCCCTATGCCGTGTCCAAGGCGGGCGTGCTGCACATGACGAAGCAGCTGGCGATGGAGCTGGCGCGGTTCAACATCCGCGTCAACGCGCTCGCGCCTGGCTATTTCCTGACCGACATCAACCGCGACCAGCTCTCTGGCGAGGCAGGCGAACCCCTGCGCAAGCGCATCGCGATGCGCCGCTATGGCGAACTGCCCGATCTGGATGGCCCGCTGCTGCTGCTCGCCTCCGATGCCAGCCGCTTCATGACCGGCAGCATCCTGACGGTCGATGGCGGGCATCTGGTGCAGTCGCTCTGAGGCGGCTCAGTTGCTCTGGGTGAGGCTCAGCAGATTGCCGTCCGGGTCCTGAAACCAGGCGACCTTTGCCACCCCGTCGGGCGCGGTCCAGATACCCAGCGCGTCCTGACCGAAGCCTTCATAGAATTTGGGTGCGACGCCGCGGCTGGCCAGATGCTCCATGGTCTGCTCGATATCCTCGACCGACCAGCCCAGCGCCGGGTGCGGCGCGGCAGCATAGCCCTCCAGCTCGGTGACCCGCAGCACGGCCCCGCCCAGATCGAACACGGCGGCAAAGCCGTCATCGGCAACAAAGGGCAGCTGGAGCGTATCGCGGTAAAAGGCTTCGGCCACCCGGCGATTCGCGGTGTTGATGAAGGTGACAGGTTTGGCGTGGGTGAGCGGCATGCAG harbors:
- a CDS encoding class I SAM-dependent methyltransferase, which translates into the protein MLRKSDGSAGDVDYGVIGRSYVHYRKPDPFIAAQIRRALGDATSVLNVGAGAGSYEPDDCIVTAVEPSASMRAQRPAHLAVAIDAVAEDLPFTDKSYDASMATVTIHQWSDLEAGLAEIRRVTRGSVVLLVCDPALMMDYWLSDYIPEVRETEARRFPAIDRITRALGGSVAIEPVPIPLNCADGFNEAYYGRPEMFLDPQARLACSSWSLVPQAAIDRFTQSLAEDLASGDWDRKYGHFRLQPYFDGPLRLIVGKP
- a CDS encoding acyl-CoA dehydrogenase family protein, giving the protein MSHLSAAEVDAIAAKVERFVREVIAPYEQDPRCGPHGPSEELVLEMRALAREAGVMTPHILPDGRHLTQAQTAIVLQKSGLSPLGPVAVNTAAPDEGNMYLLGKVGSPEQKARFLNQLVSGDSRSAFFMTEPADEGGAGSDPSMMQTTAKLDGNHWVINGRKAFITGAEGAKVGIVMAKSEDGACMFLVDLPDPAIRIERVMDTIDSSMPGGHAIVAIENLRVPADQMLGNSGEGFKYAQVRLSPARLSHCMRWFGAATRAHEIASDYACRRHAFGKPLVDHEGVGFMLAENLIDLKQAELMIAWCAGVLDTGELGTAESSMAKVAVSEALMRVADRCVQVMGGKGVSGDTIVEQVFREIRAFRIYDGPTEVHKWSLAKKIKRDHKHATEGAAA
- a CDS encoding SDR family NAD(P)-dependent oxidoreductase; this encodes MSLSADLTGQRILVTGASSEGFGAHFARLLAKSGAHVIVTARRLPALEALVEEIRSAGGSAEAIRMDVAELASVREGMAAAGAIHTCINNAGVAVTRRALDQTEDDYDFVMGINLKGAWNVATEAARGMRERGGGNIINTASITGFQPAAGTGPYAVSKAGVLHMTKQLAMELARFNIRVNALAPGYFLTDINRDQLSGEAGEPLRKRIAMRRYGELPDLDGPLLLLASDASRFMTGSILTVDGGHLVQSL
- a CDS encoding VOC family protein gives rise to the protein MPLTHAKPVTFINTANRRVAEAFYRDTLQLPFVADDGFAAVFDLGGAVLRVTELEGYAAAPHPALGWSVEDIEQTMEHLASRGVAPKFYEGFGQDALGIWTAPDGVAKVAWFQDPDGNLLSLTQSN